From Acipenser ruthenus chromosome 2, fAciRut3.2 maternal haplotype, whole genome shotgun sequence, a single genomic window includes:
- the LOC131700661 gene encoding FRAS1-related extracellular matrix protein 1-like isoform X2 encodes MLKACLASLVARFVVSNGLSTQNGTMEIAVETADRVLPTVSRNTGLLVLEGSMMVIPPEALQLSDPDTPAHSLTFQLAQLPRYGQLSRRGAPLLQHSFTQLDVNSRDLAYKHTGGDSQIDRFSFVASDGTNHGFLIDREKQTEPVFFTIQVEQLDKSSPRIVHLQCVSKVELLKDGRYGSYISSRDLKATDANTKDEEIIFQILRPPDFGYLENATTGDFVRQRFTQKDLNRRHILYVINPSLEALSDSLEFLVSDPTGNTGIPQMLELKWSRIDFSQSEYVVCEDVGTLSLPITREGYAMESSFIGIKVNEISASVRKDFTLSPSSLIQFDPGVSTRTWNIGITSDRLEEAEEVFEVVLNSPVNTVLGSKTKLVVRITDSRKGQCSNSKNTGQVPAVPRLRGQPSPVTAEYPPPSHGVIQVEKISLTPVEGTGWTRGDVSQEYNPPPPKKRLRVIGNGKTVHPSYVERNGTDVVFTYHGIMSLRVEDDSSPSNSGKRAKVLVTSRGQQRYPVGSPRSTELLHSDRATVHSTKQDDYSRSFPKPCTPDLKRLLHFDQSAQKLFHCDGISWKPWKPTSDDINAKKCPPGWIYHGTHCYYISTDHKSTWNSAARACKEIHRGNLVSVLSKPDMTWLWDFSGRKPFWIGLNDRVKAGKWSGLVESQCPSQTGGKDPHGHQGRLERTVC; translated from the exons atgctgaagGCATGCCTTGCCTCTCTCGTTGCCAGATTTGTCGTCAGCAACGGCCTGTCCACTCAGAATGGGACGATGGAGATTGCTGTGGAGACTGCTGACCGTGTCCTGCCTACGGTCTCCCGCAATACGGGCCTGCTGGTGCTGGAGGGCTCGATGATGGTGATTCCACCCGAGGCCCTGCAGCTCTCTGACCCGGACACCCCGGCACACAGCCTCACTTTCCAGCTGGCACAGCTCCCACGATACGGGCAGCTCTCCCGGCGCGGTGCCCCGCTGCTTCAGCACAGCTTCACCCAGCTCGATGTGAACAGCAGGGACCTGGCCTACAAACACACTGGAGGGGACTCCCAGATAGACCGCTTCAGCTTTGTGGCTTCTGACGGGACCAACCACGGTTTCCTCATTGACAGGGAAAAGCAGACAGAGCCAGTTTTCTTCACTATCCAG GTAGAGCAACTAGACAAGTCTTCTCCTAGAATCGTTCACCTCCAGTGCGTATCAAAGGTGGAATTGTTGAAGGACGGCCGTTACGGGAGCTACATCTCCTCCAGAGACTTGAAAGCAACAGATGCCAATACCAAGGATGAGGAGATCATCTTCCAGATACTACGGCCTCCTGATTTTGGTTACCTGGAAAACGCGACAACAG GAGACTTTGTTCGACAGAGGTTTACTCAGAAGGATTTAAACAGAAGACATATTCTTTATGTCATCAATCCATCTCTGGAGGCCCTGTCTGACAGCCTGGAGTTTTTGGTCTCAGACCCAACAGGAAATACTGGAATTCCACAAAT GCTTGAACTGAAGTGGTCTCGAATCGATTTCTCCCAGTCTGAGTATGTGGTGTGTGAAGATGTAGGGACACTTTCATTGCCAATCACTAGAGAGGGCTATGCGATGGAGTCTTCTTTCATTGGAATCAAG gtCAATGAGATCTCTGCTTCTGTCAGGAAGGATTTTACTCTCAGCCCCTCCAGTTTGATCCAGTTTGATCCTG GGGTTTCGACCAGGACTTGGAACATAGGGATTACAAGTGACAGACTGGAAGAAGCTGAGGAGGTGTTTGAGGTGGTTCTCAACTCCCCTGTTAACACTGTGCTAGGAAGCAAGACGAAATTAGTGGTGAGAATCACTGACTCAAGGAAAG GTCAGTGTAGTAACAGTAAAAACACTGGCCAGGTCCCAGCTGTCCCTCGACTAAGAGGTCAGCCGTCCCCAGTCACTGCTGAGTATCCTCCCCCCAGCCATGGTGTAATCCAAGTGGAGAAAATCTCACTTACCCCTGTAGAGGGCACTGGGTGGACAAGAGGCGATGTATCACAGGAATACAACCCACCTCCACCAAAGAAAAGACTCAGGGTCATTGGAAATGGGAAAACG GTCCATCCTTCATATGTTGAACGAAATGGGACAGATGTAGTGTTTACA TACCATGGGATCATGTCGCTCAGAGTGGAGGATGATAGCTCTCCATCTAACTCTGGCAAAAGAGCCAAGGTACTGGTTACCAGTAGAGGGCAGCAGAGGTATCCTGTTGGTTCTCCTAGATCCACTGAGCTCCTGCATTCTGACAGAGCCACTGTCCACTCCACAAAACAG GATGACTACAGCAGATCCTTTCCTAAGCCCTGCACACCTGACCTGAAACGCCTTCTTCATTTTGACCAAAGTGCCCAAAAACTGTTTCATTGTGATGGGATTTCTTGGAAACCATGGAAGCCAACCAGTGAT GACATCAATGCTAAAAAATGTCCTCCTGGATGGATCTACCATGGAACCCATTGCTACTACATCAGCACTGACCACAAATCAACATGGAATTCAGCTGCAAGAGCTTGCAAGGAAAT ACATCGTGGCAATCTGGTTAGTGTCCTCTCAAAACCTGATATGACGTGGCTGTGGGATTTCAGCGGAAGGAAGCCATTTTGGATTG GCCTGAATGACAGAGTGAAGGCAGGGAAATGGAGTGGCTTGGTGGAGAGCCAGTGTCCTTCACAAACTGGAGGAAAGGACCCCCACGGGCATCAAGGAAGGCTGGAAAGAACTGTGTGTTAG
- the LOC131700661 gene encoding FRAS1-related extracellular matrix protein 1-like isoform X1 produces MLTTDTLLSVDGTDKPEELMYVITSPPSGGHIEYVSYPGVPITTFSQMDIAAQTVCFVHDNRAHSLKEVLRFVVSNGLSTQNGTMEIAVETADRVLPTVSRNTGLLVLEGSMMVIPPEALQLSDPDTPAHSLTFQLAQLPRYGQLSRRGAPLLQHSFTQLDVNSRDLAYKHTGGDSQIDRFSFVASDGTNHGFLIDREKQTEPVFFTIQVEQLDKSSPRIVHLQCVSKVELLKDGRYGSYISSRDLKATDANTKDEEIIFQILRPPDFGYLENATTGDFVRQRFTQKDLNRRHILYVINPSLEALSDSLEFLVSDPTGNTGIPQMLELKWSRIDFSQSEYVVCEDVGTLSLPITREGYAMESSFIGIKVNEISASVRKDFTLSPSSLIQFDPGVSTRTWNIGITSDRLEEAEEVFEVVLNSPVNTVLGSKTKLVVRITDSRKGQCSNSKNTGQVPAVPRLRGQPSPVTAEYPPPSHGVIQVEKISLTPVEGTGWTRGDVSQEYNPPPPKKRLRVIGNGKTVHPSYVERNGTDVVFTYHGIMSLRVEDDSSPSNSGKRAKVLVTSRGQQRYPVGSPRSTELLHSDRATVHSTKQDDYSRSFPKPCTPDLKRLLHFDQSAQKLFHCDGISWKPWKPTSDDINAKKCPPGWIYHGTHCYYISTDHKSTWNSAARACKEIHRGNLVSVLSKPDMTWLWDFSGRKPFWIGLNDRVKAGKWSGLVESQCPSQTGGKDPHGHQGRLERTVC; encoded by the exons ATGTTGACCACTGATACTTTGCTTTCCGTGGATGGCACTGACAAGCCTGAAGAGCTGATGTATGTCATTACCTCTCCGCCTTCCGGTGGCCACATAGAGTATGTCAGCTACCCTGGGGTGCCCATCACCACTTTCAGCCAGATGGATATCGCTGCACAGACTGTCTGCTTTGTTCATGACAACAGAGCACATTCACTGAAGGAGGTGTTGAG ATTTGTCGTCAGCAACGGCCTGTCCACTCAGAATGGGACGATGGAGATTGCTGTGGAGACTGCTGACCGTGTCCTGCCTACGGTCTCCCGCAATACGGGCCTGCTGGTGCTGGAGGGCTCGATGATGGTGATTCCACCCGAGGCCCTGCAGCTCTCTGACCCGGACACCCCGGCACACAGCCTCACTTTCCAGCTGGCACAGCTCCCACGATACGGGCAGCTCTCCCGGCGCGGTGCCCCGCTGCTTCAGCACAGCTTCACCCAGCTCGATGTGAACAGCAGGGACCTGGCCTACAAACACACTGGAGGGGACTCCCAGATAGACCGCTTCAGCTTTGTGGCTTCTGACGGGACCAACCACGGTTTCCTCATTGACAGGGAAAAGCAGACAGAGCCAGTTTTCTTCACTATCCAG GTAGAGCAACTAGACAAGTCTTCTCCTAGAATCGTTCACCTCCAGTGCGTATCAAAGGTGGAATTGTTGAAGGACGGCCGTTACGGGAGCTACATCTCCTCCAGAGACTTGAAAGCAACAGATGCCAATACCAAGGATGAGGAGATCATCTTCCAGATACTACGGCCTCCTGATTTTGGTTACCTGGAAAACGCGACAACAG GAGACTTTGTTCGACAGAGGTTTACTCAGAAGGATTTAAACAGAAGACATATTCTTTATGTCATCAATCCATCTCTGGAGGCCCTGTCTGACAGCCTGGAGTTTTTGGTCTCAGACCCAACAGGAAATACTGGAATTCCACAAAT GCTTGAACTGAAGTGGTCTCGAATCGATTTCTCCCAGTCTGAGTATGTGGTGTGTGAAGATGTAGGGACACTTTCATTGCCAATCACTAGAGAGGGCTATGCGATGGAGTCTTCTTTCATTGGAATCAAG gtCAATGAGATCTCTGCTTCTGTCAGGAAGGATTTTACTCTCAGCCCCTCCAGTTTGATCCAGTTTGATCCTG GGGTTTCGACCAGGACTTGGAACATAGGGATTACAAGTGACAGACTGGAAGAAGCTGAGGAGGTGTTTGAGGTGGTTCTCAACTCCCCTGTTAACACTGTGCTAGGAAGCAAGACGAAATTAGTGGTGAGAATCACTGACTCAAGGAAAG GTCAGTGTAGTAACAGTAAAAACACTGGCCAGGTCCCAGCTGTCCCTCGACTAAGAGGTCAGCCGTCCCCAGTCACTGCTGAGTATCCTCCCCCCAGCCATGGTGTAATCCAAGTGGAGAAAATCTCACTTACCCCTGTAGAGGGCACTGGGTGGACAAGAGGCGATGTATCACAGGAATACAACCCACCTCCACCAAAGAAAAGACTCAGGGTCATTGGAAATGGGAAAACG GTCCATCCTTCATATGTTGAACGAAATGGGACAGATGTAGTGTTTACA TACCATGGGATCATGTCGCTCAGAGTGGAGGATGATAGCTCTCCATCTAACTCTGGCAAAAGAGCCAAGGTACTGGTTACCAGTAGAGGGCAGCAGAGGTATCCTGTTGGTTCTCCTAGATCCACTGAGCTCCTGCATTCTGACAGAGCCACTGTCCACTCCACAAAACAG GATGACTACAGCAGATCCTTTCCTAAGCCCTGCACACCTGACCTGAAACGCCTTCTTCATTTTGACCAAAGTGCCCAAAAACTGTTTCATTGTGATGGGATTTCTTGGAAACCATGGAAGCCAACCAGTGAT GACATCAATGCTAAAAAATGTCCTCCTGGATGGATCTACCATGGAACCCATTGCTACTACATCAGCACTGACCACAAATCAACATGGAATTCAGCTGCAAGAGCTTGCAAGGAAAT ACATCGTGGCAATCTGGTTAGTGTCCTCTCAAAACCTGATATGACGTGGCTGTGGGATTTCAGCGGAAGGAAGCCATTTTGGATTG GCCTGAATGACAGAGTGAAGGCAGGGAAATGGAGTGGCTTGGTGGAGAGCCAGTGTCCTTCACAAACTGGAGGAAAGGACCCCCACGGGCATCAAGGAAGGCTGGAAAGAACTGTGTGTTAG